A genome region from Haloarcula rubripromontorii includes the following:
- a CDS encoding carbohydrate ABC transporter permease — MATPTDTQEQSSDGPLQRWTQSAIQNPDKVYRALFYAAMVFFLVTTLFPFYWLVVLAVTPEGNLLSGSFLPTVNLFGVSGTFPLPVPKGFNPGAFVTVFEQVPFHLYMLNSFALAVTTTVIVLFVASLAGYVFGRLRFPGRALLMLGILAISYFPPAAFVIPLFQAFAGNAPITVPFTSIPLFTPPRLLNTPGSMVLPFSALFMPLSIFILTTFYGQIPDGLEDAARVEGTTRLGALFRVIMPLSAPGVATAAVLTFIAVYNEYFFSSIMATSPEAAKWSPIVGGILSYQTQYTTQFNLMAAASIVGVLPVVILVIVAQERIVSGLTSGALKE; from the coding sequence ATGGCTACGCCAACGGACACCCAAGAGCAGTCGAGCGACGGACCGCTGCAGCGCTGGACACAGAGCGCCATCCAGAACCCGGACAAAGTGTACCGGGCGTTGTTCTACGCGGCCATGGTGTTTTTCCTGGTGACGACGCTGTTCCCCTTCTACTGGCTCGTCGTGCTGGCGGTGACGCCCGAAGGAAACCTGCTCTCGGGCAGCTTCCTTCCGACGGTGAACCTCTTCGGCGTCAGCGGAACGTTCCCGCTGCCGGTCCCCAAGGGGTTCAATCCGGGCGCGTTCGTCACAGTCTTCGAGCAGGTGCCGTTCCACCTGTACATGCTGAACAGCTTCGCGCTGGCGGTCACGACGACGGTCATCGTGCTGTTCGTCGCCAGCCTCGCCGGCTACGTGTTCGGCCGTCTCCGGTTCCCCGGCCGCGCACTGCTGATGCTCGGTATCCTGGCGATCAGCTACTTCCCGCCGGCCGCGTTCGTCATCCCGCTGTTCCAGGCGTTCGCCGGCAACGCGCCGATTACGGTACCGTTCACGTCCATTCCGCTGTTTACCCCACCCCGGCTGCTGAACACGCCGGGGTCGATGGTACTCCCGTTCAGCGCGCTGTTTATGCCGCTGTCAATCTTCATCCTGACAACGTTCTACGGCCAGATTCCGGACGGGCTGGAGGACGCAGCACGGGTCGAAGGAACGACGCGACTGGGCGCGTTGTTCCGCGTCATCATGCCGCTGTCCGCGCCGGGCGTGGCGACTGCGGCCGTGCTGACGTTCATCGCCGTCTACAACGAGTACTTCTTCAGCTCGATCATGGCGACCTCGCCGGAGGCGGCCAAATGGTCGCCTATCGTCGGCGGGATTCTCAGCTACCAGACCCAGTACACGACGCAGTTCAACCTCATGGCGGCCGCGAGCATCGTCGGGGTCCTCCCCGTCGTCATCCTCGTGATCGTCGCACAGGAACGCATCGTC
- a CDS encoding carbohydrate ABC transporter permease: MSTETGRESRRSGALVSVMRWMENLSDTQYAYLLLIPVFVLLGIVALYPLLRTFELSLFALSADFSSTTFVGAGNYIELFTGEKNRFLPGGTTFLPEGFGMSALLNSALVVTIIFAVVSVLFETLIGLGQALILDQDFYGRRWIRAAIIIPWAVPIVIQGMIFFLMFNSNVGFLTPPLADLGLLAPTNTLNDTPSATFIIIVADIWKTSAFMALLILAGLQSIDRGLYDVAKVAGATKWQQFKLITFPLILPTIGVAVLFRSVQAMRVYGIIDTVSSCTVVPSLSCMVVATFTTREGTSAAIAFVTAAIIGTVVMGLIVWQGEDAI; encoded by the coding sequence ATGAGTACAGAAACCGGCCGTGAATCCAGACGCTCGGGGGCACTCGTCAGCGTGATGCGGTGGATGGAGAACCTCAGCGACACGCAGTACGCGTATCTGCTGTTGATTCCCGTGTTCGTGCTGTTGGGTATCGTCGCGCTGTACCCGCTGTTGCGGACCTTCGAGCTGTCGCTGTTCGCGCTCTCGGCGGACTTTTCGAGCACTACCTTCGTCGGCGCTGGGAACTACATCGAGCTGTTCACCGGCGAGAAAAACCGGTTCCTGCCGGGCGGAACGACGTTCCTTCCCGAAGGATTTGGCATGAGTGCGTTGTTGAACAGCGCACTGGTCGTCACGATAATATTCGCCGTCGTGAGCGTGCTCTTCGAGACGCTCATCGGTCTCGGGCAGGCACTCATCCTCGACCAGGACTTCTACGGTCGGCGGTGGATTCGCGCGGCCATCATCATCCCGTGGGCCGTTCCAATCGTCATTCAGGGGATGATCTTCTTCCTGATGTTCAACTCAAACGTCGGGTTCCTGACGCCACCGCTTGCGGATCTCGGCCTGCTCGCGCCGACCAACACGCTCAACGACACGCCGAGTGCGACGTTCATCATCATCGTCGCCGACATCTGGAAGACGTCGGCGTTCATGGCCCTGCTCATTCTGGCTGGGCTGCAGAGCATCGACCGGGGCCTGTACGACGTGGCGAAGGTCGCCGGGGCGACGAAGTGGCAGCAGTTCAAGCTCATCACGTTCCCGCTCATCCTGCCGACTATCGGGGTCGCGGTCCTGTTCCGCTCGGTGCAGGCGATGCGGGTGTACGGCATCATCGATACGGTGTCGAGCTGTACCGTTGTGCCATCGCTATCGTGTATGGTCGTCGCGACGTTTACCACCCGCGAGGGGACATCTGCGGCCATCGCGTTCGTGACGGCCGCCATCATCGGGACGGTCGTGATGGGACTCATCGTCTGGCAAGGGGAGGACGCGATCTAA
- a CDS encoding extracellular solute-binding protein — MSDNGTSGERNSTGVSRRRFVRAAGAAGVVGGLAGCADFVGGGDGGGGDGGDGGSTGDGSGGETTTVQWGFDPVAVQNNGPAIKQALHDNGLPDSIEIEFVPRDQDTGAARANYNRLLSAGETNPDMFLMDNGWTNIFIQRGQLQNLSETLPEELLSDVSDNYFSAFTDTARNPSNGNLYGVPVFPDFPTMQYRKDLVEEAGYSPESNNWATEPMTWEEWSNIAADTYDNADVDFGFTTQWDIYEGTSCCTFNEVMSSWGGAYFGGRDNLFGPIGERPITVNNDEVINSLNMMRKFVHDEDFGGQFEGYGGGFTPTEILGWKEEDARAPFVNGNAVFHRNWPYSLALGGRNPEETDDPALGENLGAMPIPYAVPESEAAQPGTGGSTAALGGWHMTVNPNSDNTDAVTQVIRAAMQPDFQLTLLSVQGWLPPRPELFNSSEAQNVPVVGRYMDTLQVAGNNTMPRPVTAVWSDQSSKIAQQANRAVGQEASSADAMATLESALEETEQA, encoded by the coding sequence ATGTCGGACAATGGCACAAGCGGCGAGCGGAACTCAACAGGCGTCTCCCGGCGACGGTTCGTCCGTGCCGCCGGAGCAGCAGGTGTTGTCGGTGGACTAGCGGGCTGTGCTGACTTCGTCGGCGGTGGCGATGGTGGCGGCGGTGACGGCGGCGACGGCGGATCGACCGGTGACGGAAGCGGCGGGGAGACGACGACTGTGCAGTGGGGCTTCGACCCGGTGGCCGTCCAGAACAACGGCCCCGCAATCAAGCAGGCGCTGCACGACAACGGCCTGCCGGACTCCATCGAGATCGAATTCGTTCCGCGTGACCAGGACACCGGTGCGGCTCGGGCGAACTACAACCGACTGCTCTCGGCCGGCGAGACGAACCCGGACATGTTCCTGATGGACAACGGCTGGACGAACATCTTCATCCAGCGGGGACAGCTACAGAACCTCTCCGAAACGCTGCCGGAGGAACTCCTCTCGGATGTCTCGGACAACTACTTCTCGGCGTTTACCGATACGGCTCGGAACCCGAGCAACGGGAACCTGTACGGCGTCCCGGTGTTCCCGGACTTCCCGACGATGCAGTACCGCAAGGACCTCGTTGAGGAGGCCGGCTACAGCCCCGAGAGCAACAACTGGGCGACCGAGCCGATGACCTGGGAGGAGTGGTCGAACATCGCAGCGGACACCTACGACAACGCCGACGTCGACTTCGGCTTCACGACCCAGTGGGACATCTACGAGGGGACCTCCTGCTGTACGTTCAACGAAGTCATGTCCTCGTGGGGCGGCGCGTACTTCGGCGGCCGCGACAACCTCTTTGGCCCCATCGGCGAGCGGCCGATTACGGTCAACAACGACGAGGTCATCAACTCGCTGAACATGATGCGGAAGTTCGTCCACGACGAGGACTTCGGCGGCCAGTTTGAGGGCTACGGCGGCGGCTTCACCCCGACCGAAATCCTCGGCTGGAAGGAGGAAGACGCTCGCGCGCCGTTCGTCAACGGCAATGCCGTCTTCCACCGGAACTGGCCCTACTCGCTGGCACTCGGCGGCCGTAACCCGGAGGAAACAGACGATCCGGCACTCGGCGAAAACCTCGGTGCGATGCCGATTCCATACGCTGTGCCCGAGAGCGAGGCGGCACAGCCCGGCACGGGTGGCTCCACGGCCGCGCTCGGTGGCTGGCATATGACGGTCAACCCCAACAGCGACAACACAGACGCCGTGACGCAGGTCATTCGCGCCGCAATGCAGCCGGACTTCCAGCTCACGCTACTGTCCGTTCAGGGATGGCTGCCGCCGCGGCCCGAACTGTTCAACTCCAGCGAGGCCCAGAACGTGCCCGTCGTCGGCCGGTACATGGACACGCTGCAGGTCGCCGGTAACAACACGATGCCGCGCCCGGTGACGGCTGTCTGGAGCGACCAGTCCAGCAAGATCGCACAGCAAGCGAACCGCGCAGTCGGTCAGGAAGCCTCCTCGGCCGACGCGATGGCGACGCTTGAGTCCGCGCTGGAAGAGACCGAGCAAGCCTGA
- a CDS encoding TrmB family transcriptional regulator: MDDSELTDVLEDAGLSPYQAEAYVALLGLGTASATDIADSCDVPDPRIYDVLRDLESKGYIETFQQDSLTARARNPDEVLEDLRSRSSKYLDAAETIEERWNQPEISEHEVSIVKRFETVVSRARELIEAAENQIQVGVGPEQFYALREELIAAHDRGVNIKLSICTSPGEEVPPLSDIEGTCTEARNREIPAPFFVLVDRTWTCFAPHHASVNEYGVLVKDRTHTYVFHWFFLTCLWEIWDTLYTERTPETPTTYVDLRHAVRDIEPLLNEDAIIEATVGGYDTETKESVDLTGRITAVDYTGSSIGRTDPVPLAQMAGRISATLATDNGTYEVGGWGAVIEEIEATEITITDVTYE; this comes from the coding sequence ATGGACGACAGCGAACTAACCGATGTCCTCGAAGATGCCGGTCTCTCTCCGTATCAGGCGGAGGCTTACGTGGCGTTGCTGGGGCTGGGGACCGCATCGGCGACGGACATCGCCGATTCCTGTGACGTTCCGGACCCGCGGATATACGACGTACTCCGGGACCTGGAGTCGAAGGGGTACATCGAGACGTTCCAGCAAGACAGCCTGACCGCCCGCGCGCGCAACCCCGACGAGGTGTTAGAGGACCTGCGGTCACGGTCAAGCAAGTACCTCGACGCGGCCGAGACCATCGAGGAACGCTGGAACCAGCCCGAGATATCCGAGCACGAGGTCAGTATCGTCAAGCGGTTCGAAACGGTCGTCAGCCGGGCCCGGGAACTCATCGAAGCGGCCGAAAACCAGATTCAGGTCGGTGTGGGCCCGGAGCAGTTCTACGCGCTTCGTGAGGAACTCATTGCCGCCCACGACCGCGGTGTGAACATCAAACTCAGCATCTGCACGAGTCCTGGCGAGGAAGTCCCGCCGCTTTCCGACATCGAAGGGACCTGTACGGAGGCCCGGAATCGCGAGATTCCGGCCCCGTTTTTCGTGCTTGTCGACCGGACCTGGACGTGTTTTGCGCCCCATCACGCCTCGGTCAATGAGTACGGTGTGCTCGTCAAGGACCGGACCCACACCTACGTCTTCCACTGGTTTTTCCTGACCTGTCTGTGGGAGATCTGGGACACACTGTACACCGAGCGGACGCCGGAAACCCCGACAACGTACGTCGACCTTCGCCACGCTGTCCGCGACATCGAACCGCTGTTGAATGAGGACGCGATTATCGAGGCTACCGTCGGGGGGTACGACACGGAAACGAAGGAGTCGGTCGATCTGACCGGGCGCATCACCGCCGTCGACTACACCGGGAGTAGCATCGGACGGACGGACCCGGTCCCGCTTGCCCAGATGGCCGGCCGAATCAGCGCGACGCTGGCCACGGATAACGGGACGTACGAAGTCGGCGGCTGGGGGGCCGTCATCGAGGAAATCGAAGCGACCGAAATTACGATTACGGACGTCACGTACGAGTGA
- a CDS encoding aldo/keto reductase: MNDSTVTYTTLGSTGLDVSELCLGTMNFGSAEPWMVNDEDESRRILERALDLGINFFDTANAYSNGESERILGDAVDSARRDELVLASKVYFDMHDGPNGSGLSKKHIIDQCHATLDRLGVDYLDLYQIHRWDDDTPIEETLDALTYLVDEGLVRYIGASTMANWKFQKALYTADVEGYERFVSMQPEYNAVDRHEEANLLPVCEMEGVGVIPWSPLAGGFLAGKYDRDDDLSEGRASTDEYTANRFSDENWAVLDEVQAIADAKDATPAQVSLAWLCQQDVVDAPIIGPRTMDHLEENVGALDVDLTDEECARIEAPKQPQWPVEGKD; this comes from the coding sequence ATGAACGATTCGACGGTGACATACACCACGCTCGGGTCGACAGGCCTCGACGTGTCCGAACTCTGTCTCGGAACGATGAACTTCGGGAGCGCCGAGCCCTGGATGGTAAATGACGAGGACGAGAGCCGCCGAATACTCGAACGGGCGCTGGATCTGGGTATCAACTTCTTCGATACAGCCAACGCGTATTCGAACGGCGAAAGCGAGCGGATACTCGGCGATGCTGTCGACTCCGCCCGACGCGACGAACTGGTCCTAGCCTCGAAGGTGTACTTCGACATGCACGACGGGCCGAACGGCAGCGGGCTTTCGAAGAAACACATCATCGACCAGTGTCACGCCACGCTGGACCGCCTCGGTGTCGACTATCTCGACCTCTACCAGATCCATCGATGGGACGACGACACGCCCATTGAGGAGACATTGGACGCGCTGACGTATCTCGTCGACGAAGGGCTGGTCCGGTACATCGGTGCGAGTACGATGGCCAACTGGAAGTTCCAGAAGGCGCTGTACACCGCGGACGTCGAGGGGTACGAGCGGTTCGTCTCGATGCAGCCGGAGTACAACGCGGTCGACCGCCACGAGGAGGCAAACCTCCTGCCCGTGTGCGAGATGGAGGGAGTCGGTGTCATTCCGTGGTCGCCGCTGGCCGGCGGCTTCCTCGCCGGGAAGTACGACCGCGACGACGATCTATCCGAAGGGCGGGCGAGTACGGACGAGTACACGGCGAACCGGTTCAGCGACGAAAACTGGGCGGTCCTCGACGAGGTGCAGGCGATTGCAGACGCGAAAGACGCGACGCCGGCGCAGGTCAGTCTGGCGTGGCTCTGCCAGCAGGATGTCGTCGACGCGCCGATAATCGGCCCGCGGACGATGGACCATCTTGAGGAGAACGTCGGAGCGCTCGATGTCGACCTGACCGACGAGGAGTGTGCCCGAATCGAGGCCCCGAAACAACCACAGTGGCCCGTCGAGGGCAAGGACTGA
- the gfcR gene encoding transcriptional regulator GfcR: MKNIDDLVDSASDLAQRGLSKGEIADELNVSRETASWLVERSGTGTEPDTSDDGGPHDIHVDWSAVGRDSNRLYHAGAAMADLLSKKGDDVDLTIGIEKAGAPLATTVARELETDLGTYAPTKHQWDDDESETTDGSFSRNFAQIRNRDCYVVDDTITSGKTMGETIDAIHEQGGNPVACVVLADKRGVGDIRGVPVYSLLQVIRVGSDGDS; the protein is encoded by the coding sequence ATGAAGAACATTGACGACCTCGTCGACAGCGCGTCCGACTTGGCACAGCGTGGCCTCTCTAAGGGCGAGATTGCTGACGAGCTCAACGTCTCACGGGAGACGGCAAGTTGGCTTGTCGAACGCAGCGGCACCGGCACGGAACCGGACACGAGCGACGACGGCGGTCCCCACGACATCCACGTCGACTGGTCCGCTGTCGGACGTGACAGCAACCGGCTCTATCACGCGGGCGCGGCGATGGCGGACCTGCTCTCGAAGAAAGGCGACGACGTGGACCTTACTATCGGCATCGAGAAGGCCGGCGCGCCGCTTGCGACGACCGTTGCGCGGGAACTGGAAACAGACCTCGGGACGTACGCCCCGACCAAACACCAGTGGGACGACGACGAGAGCGAGACCACCGACGGCTCCTTCTCCCGGAACTTCGCCCAGATTCGGAACCGCGACTGCTACGTCGTCGACGACACCATCACGAGCGGCAAGACGATGGGCGAGACCATCGACGCGATCCACGAACAGGGCGGCAACCCCGTGGCCTGCGTCGTGCTGGCTGACAAGCGCGGTGTCGGCGACATCCGCGGCGTCCCGGTGTACTCTCTGTTGCAGGTCATCCGAGTCGGGAGCGACGGCGACTCGTAA
- a CDS encoding DUF5800 family protein produces MTVLSFDEQGVDVVYEGTEFRLEKALIEDAIQKSYPNVTDHEVLQMVEPEPALSGEPQRIAEIVN; encoded by the coding sequence ATGACTGTACTGTCGTTTGACGAACAGGGCGTGGATGTCGTCTACGAGGGGACGGAGTTCCGCCTCGAAAAGGCCCTCATCGAGGATGCTATCCAGAAGTCGTATCCGAACGTCACCGACCACGAGGTGTTGCAGATGGTCGAGCCGGAACCGGCGCTGTCGGGAGAGCCACAGCGTATCGCCGAAATCGTGAACTGA